The nucleotide sequence CAGCGACTTTTGCCTCAATTAACTCCGTTAGTTTCTTCTCTCTCATCTGTGTGCCTTTGTACTTTGCCGATCCTCCGCCGATCGCGTTCACTGCAACTGAAGTTCGGCGAGATGTTTGTGGTGATCTTACTGGAGCACAGATCGGAGTGTGGATCGTGTTAGTGGCGACTTGTTCGACAGATCTGAGAGATTGTGGAAACTTGAAGGTCACGAAACTCATCTCCATGGAAGATTGAAGAAAATTCAAGTTGAAAGCTTCAAGAACACCCGTGAACTGCTTTTTTGGTTGTTCGGAAGGGAAATGAGTGGGAATATAATGAGGTTAAATTACTTGGTTAACCCTATGGGTTCTAGATTATTCTTTTCCCAACTTTTTGGTTTCTCTTGTTTCACCATGCATATTCTATTtcttaaattaattaaaaatttaACAACTTAATAAAATATTtcttaaattaattaaaaattaacAACTTAATAAAAAAACACAATGTATTAAATTATTTGTTGTTTATAGTTTGTTTATCCAAACTGTGCTTCTAGCATACCATTTATTATAGAGTATTGTAGTGTTATACCGTTAAAAAGGAAACTATATCACAAAAAATACACAACAAATTTTACTCGAGTTAATTTGTGTAAACCGTCTCAATTGCACGTGTAAAGGAGTGTTATAAAAAATTGGATTGATCGGCCAGCCATTGATTAATTTTTGGGTAATCGGTgaattaatcgctagtcggcccTAATCGTCCCTAGCCGGCCGGAAAATCAGCCTTGGTCGGCCAGAAATAGGCGATTCCGACCAAATTCCAGCCAAAACCTGTAAATTCCGGTATTTAAAATAAAGATGACATATAAAAGTATCaatccgattaatcgctagtcggtaccACATCGCCCGACTAGTGCCTAACGATTCTTACAACCATGTGTAAAAGTAATTATAGTTTGTACAATGGTCTTGTACTATGTGTTATAGTATTGAAGGTAACTTCTGAAAATTACACATTCAGTGttgactttttttttcttttttttttaagattattAGTCTGTCTCCTTATTCATCTTCTTGAGACTTTATACTATGTTTTTGAACTCAAAAGTAACGTAACACTCGCCATGAGAATCCACATACTTGATCATATTCATACAGTCATGAGCATTGCAACTCTCGCCCAACCGCTTTGGGATCCTGAGCAACTCTCTTTCCGAAATCAGTTGGTTCTTGTTTAGATCATAGAGCTAaaaaatatcatgaagctccttGATCCCGTCTGCATCTTGATCATATTCGAAACAAAAACTATCTTATGAGTACCTGATCAACAACAAGCAAGTCTAATGACCCTATAGCTACTGGACAATGAGGTTATAAATATCCCTTTCTCATTGAGAGAGGTCATTGGATTCTCTCTTAACTACTTAGCattaaacatacaagatttaagTTAGAATCATGTATTGGATAACAATATCGAGTTTGGCCGAACCTTCATGTGTGCTGAGATTAAGGGGTGTTGTTTTCTTAACATATATAGAGACCTGTCTTGCATTATATAAGATAGTTGTGGGATTGCCTAGCCTGGGAGATCCATAGTCGCTTCAACAACTATCGACTCTTCTTCACTATGCATTAGCTACCCAAACTCAACAAACATGTCACGTGTCTAAAGCTTAACGAATTCGACAAAGCTTAGGGTGGACATGAGGTTGGGGCAAAGAAAAATGACCAAAAAAGAAGGTGAGCGTCTAGAGTTATCATTTTTATTCTAACAAGGGTAAAAGTTTCATTTTAAGTTGACAATTGTTTTACTTTTAACGACACTTAAAACAATACCAAAACTCTTATCCACGAGCAAACAACGTTTTACCTTATATCATTAGTCAGCGGGTAATTACAAAACCCGACAAGCTGGAACCAGACACATTACATTGTATAAAGAGAAAAGCTTGAGTTTTGGGTCAGATAATTAGATCAAACAAGATGCTAAAACTGGAACCTTTTCAACTCTAAATTACTGTGCATATCAAATATTACAACCCAAACCGCAACCATATCTAGAAAAAACGacgcaaaaaaaataaaaatataacaaaatacATATACAGTGTTTATATACACAACTAATCCAAAACTTTTCCTTCTCCATTATGCCTACCGAAACGTCATTTAACTTCATCGGTCGCCACTCACCACCTCCATTCACAGCCAACAACTGCAGGTTAAGACTCTAGAACACTGAAAAAAatactttaattaaaaaaaacaaaagatttGAGTTTCTTCACTTTCTTTTTCCTATTTTGTCTACTGATCGATTTTGTGCATCATCCTTTTGTTTGTTTCTCAACGAAGTCTCGAATCATCTCCTTCAAATGCTGGATACAAAGAATTTTTTTAATCAATCGAAACATGAAGTGCatcataaataatatattttgattAACAACTAGATCAAGTGGTTAGATAGAAACCTGTAGTTCGTGATGAAGCACAACAAAAATCTTCTTCAGGCGTTTATGTTTCTGCAACATTGAAATATCCACAATTAAGTCCAGAAAGCTCACAAATGTTATTTGATTAGAATAATAAAAGACAGATATTTAGTGTACCATTCCACATTGGCGATAGGACTCCATTAACTGTTCCAATATTTTGTTATATCTTTCAATATCTTTTCCTTTAGCAAGCTCAAGGTCCCTTCCAAAGGTTTGAAACTCGTTTCTGCACATTTACGATAGCATTAAATCAAATTAGATAAGGATATTCAAACCAGTCTTGGTTCagataaaacaacaaaaaatacagacaaaatggttttaaaaatACCTGTAAGATTCCAAAATCTTGTTCAACGTGTGGTAGCAATCATACTTCTCATGATACTCTTGCACATACTCATTGTACCTAAACATGCAAAATATAAGTATACAAATAAAACCATTACATAAAAAATGTCACCAAACAGTGATAACTAACTGTAATAAGAATATACTTACTGTGAAATATCGCGTATCGGTCCCTTCATCTCCGGTTCATCTTTCTCATACTTAATATACGAAGTAATACTGTCGTCAGAACAAGACTCCATTTCCCGCCTTTTTGTTTCACTGTTATCCCTGCTATTTATCAACCGAAAATCCTTCTTTTTTTCTCCTATATCTTTAGACTTATGTCTTTTCTTATCTTTTGTAGGCATCACTTGTTTCTCATGCTTATGGGGCCCACCGACATGCCCTTTTCTTTGACTCTCAGTGTTGACTGTGTACCCTTCTGAACCAGCCTCATTATGTTTACCTTTATCGTTTTGCGACCCAGATTTCAAATGATCAGTTCTTGATAGTGACTGTTtgccattaaaccttgtgaaatcGTCAACATGATCGTCGGAGACAACCTTTTTAGGTAAGTTTACGACATCGTTAGGCTTTACTGTACTTTCATCAAGATTCCAGTAATCTGAACTTGATTTGTTCTCTGACTGTTTAAATGAATTATTTTTCCCAAAACGCTTTTCTTCATGCCAATTCTCACGCAATTCACCCATTTCTAAATCAGAGAGCTCTCTTTGGAGTGCGGGTCCACGTCCGTTTATCACGGTTGACTTTTTCAAGTCGGCGGGAGAGTTTTTAATCTGCGATGTTGACAGTAACTCCGGTTCCTTATTTTTTCCAATTAAAGCACCGTGTTTCTTTTGATGAGAACCCGGAGGTTTGCCTCCAGAATTCTTCGGCGGTCTTCTATCCTTGGGTTGACCGTCTTCATCACGCGTTTCTTTATTAACTCTATTATCTTGTGGGCCCCTTTCAGAGAACCTAACAATGTTATCCATGTCAGCAGGAGGTTTTGCGCGTGCATTAAGGTCAATCGATCTCGGGCCAGATCTTGGGGAATCCAAAGTTGAATTTCCAAGAAACTCACGGTTGTTGACAttttcatagtcataatcagacaAGTCACCAACAGTTCGGCTCATCATTCCGGGCCCATCAGGAGATCTCAAAACTGAGGACCGAGACGAGTTCCCTGATTTTAATCTCTTCGCGTTTTCACTTTCGTCAAAATGTTTCTCATCAGATCCCCTTTTAGATGTATTACTTCTTGATACGACTTTTTTAGCATGACCATGAACTTCACTCTCTTGATGATTATTGAAGAGATTTTTGGTATCATCTGCATAATTATCCTCGTCTTTATTATCTTCAAACAAATCTTTTTCAAGATCAAGCATATTATGTGGTGCATATCCTAATTCATGGTTGAATGGTTGTAAGTTCTGGTTGGGTTCTTTATCATCATCGCTCATGATATCTACATCTTCATCGGACCCTTGTTTACTGTTTAAAGAAGCATCACTATCACTATCACTGTCACTACTATTACCACTCTTGCTACCGACAGGACTTCTGCTGTTGCTTTCACTGTCACTGCTGTCACTTTCACTGTCACTGTCACTTCCGCTCCTGCTAGAGCTAACCGCATGATCTTCGTTATTGTGAGAGACTTTTTTATCGCTTAATGCGTCTGGGGAAGGATTGCCAATATCATTGTTTTCTAAAATGTTTAAATCTTCATAAGGTTTGGAAATTAGGTGAGATGGTTGTTCAGTTTCCGTCACGTCATCGGTTCTCGAAGGGAAGCTAGATTCGGGTGCAGTTGTTGCTTCTCGGTGATGGTTATCGTTTTCTGGAGAGCTGAAAATGGGAATATTGGCAAGGTTTAATGTAGAACAAAGAGATTACTTAATTCTCACATACAAAAACAAACTgtagaggaaacctaattaggggtgagcagaaaaccgaaaaaaaccaaaccgaaaccgaaaaaaccgaTTTAACCaaaccgaaaaaaaccgaaccgCACAAAAAACGAACCGAAATTTACGGTTCGGTTTTCGTTTTGCATTTTATAAAAACCGAACCGTATAACcctaaattttatttttttatattttttatatatttatttagaaattataattttattcttgaatgtaAGTATTTATAATCAGAATATTAACATGTTTATATATCTTTGAAATTATTTATCATTGCCTACAAAAAATAAGAAATtcatataaaaattaaatgattttcaaaatattataaaagaaaatgcgttaataaaaactttggagaaacataaaaatagattagaaggttagttttatgtgaacaatattaattaaaaaggttaaatatatttaacttaaatgtaaacatctaAGAAGGATGTTAAATTTtgtattataattttttttttgaatcttacGTAATTTTGTTCCCAAAACCGAACCATTGCTAAAACCACAAACACCGAAACTGAACGGTTATAAAAACCGAAAACTGAACATTTCGGTTTTGGTTTTGTCCAaaaaccgaaccgtgcacacccctaaacCTAATAATATTATTCATGAAGCtcatatattaattatttaagTGAAAAAACACATAAGTTATGTCTAACCTTCCACTTTCAAATAAAGGGTTCTTGACACTTTCTAACTCAACATCGGGTTTCAATACATATCTTCCTGGAGCTTGGAACACAGCAATCTGAATGAAACAACAATGTCATTCAGCGGTCCCTGAAGAACACAATATTGAATAATAAATATTAGTTTATTATCACTTACCTTTTTCAAAATGGGCTCAATTTGCTTCACGGATTTGGGAATGGTTTCTCCAATAGCTTTCTCCAGAGCCTAAAACGTAAGATGAGAATGTATAAGAGAAACAAATGGAAAAAAAAGCTGTTTATACGTAAACTTCACACATGAAATAGAATCttaacaaataaaaataatagtTAATGTGTAAATTGTTATTTCAATAACACTAGTATCACATAATATTCTacatatttttaataaaatagatTTAGGGGGTTCTATGcattaaaaatatactttgggcAACTTTCAACACGGTTGACCCGTTCCCCTTTTAGCTATTTTCTAAAACTTGACTAACTGAGATAAAATACACCTCGAAGTGACCCATTTAAAGGGAAGTGGATCCATATTGCCACCTCTAGGATTGTTTAGCATCCTTGGTTTTAAATTGCGTGATGCGCTCCTATGCGTTTGGTCCAAAAATCAGATGCGCGATGCGAGCGAATCACGTATGTGATGCGCTCTTTGTAAAGAAATactaaataattatttatacataaCAACTTATAAAAACATACTTGAAATAAAAACAACTGACGTAATAAGAAGATAAAATTGTGCTTTTTGGTTCAAATCAAGCATACTAAATGTTTCTAGAACCACAAAAAAAGTGTTTAGGAACCATAATGGTACAAATCAAGCATACTAAGATATTAATTATTGAAAAAACCCAAGCCATTTTATAAGATCTggaaaaaaaacataacaaacaatGTTGCATGCATCGGAGCACATTATGCGAAATCGGTGCAATATTCTCGCATCATGTAAACGCAACACATCAGCTATGGCGATGCGCTTTCATCAGCGCATCACGCATtatgcgcgcattttaaaaccGAGTAGCATCATTCTTACACTTACCTTGAGGTTCATTCCTTGTGGTTTCCCCATAAGAAGAGAGATTAGCAAACTCTGCGGGTCAGTAGGTTTGTTTCCGAATCTTTCATTGCTCCCTGGTTTATTCTGTACAATACCAGCAGGAACAGGAACTCTGTTGAACATTTCTCTCTCGGAAGTGCTAGCGTTCTCTTTACTAGATTGAGTCAAAGTAGCATCTTCTCTGTTTGCGTGTGACTTATTAGCGTTATTACTTCTAAGTGGAGATAACGGCACACCAGATTGCTCAGGTGTCATTTGTAGAGGTGAAGTTGAAGCCCTGACTTTCGAAGGAGTTGACGAGGAAAACCCAGCTTTTCCACCAGATTTAAGAGGAATTACAGCTGTAATTGATACGTAAAAATAGtgttaaaataaaacaaatacttATAGGTTATAGATATGTAACACAAGATCCCTTACCTGAAGAAGTTTCAGGTTTCGTCTTTTTGAAAGGGAGGTCCTTCTTTTGTTTGTATGACCCTCTCCATGCATTATTTACTGAAACcaataaataaatacataaatttGATATGAAGTTTGAAATTTCAGATAATAAGATATAATATCTGATATGCATTATTTTTATGCATCGGCGCAAACTAGAGGAATAAAAAAAACATGCATAAAGATAGTAATGATTTAATGGATATGATACCTTCAGCAGCAGCTAAGGCCTTCATTTGATTCTTCATAGATGGATTTTTATGGTCTAAAATAATGGCTCtgtcaaaaaaaatcaaaaccgcTATTAGTCATTACTCACACAGTGTTAGCTTTTTAACCATCAATAACTGACCACCTGAAAGAGTTTATAAAAAGAACAGTGGTTAACCGTAGCCCTAAGAGCCAGGTTTATATAAACCCTTTTATTGAAGGACATCAATCAAGATCAAGTGACGATTGTAATTGTAAGAAAACCCTTTTACATGAACAACTTAAGGGATCTTTTACACTTAACTGTGTTCATAATTTCATATAGTAATAATAAGACTGCCGTGGAACGTTACGAACATCAGTACATGTGTATAAGCAAATATATAAGGAGATTCGGAAAGCAATTTGATGAAAATGCTAGATAGCATATCATACACAGAAACAAGGAGAGTGAGATGTGTCAGAAACCTATGCAgttatatcggttatatcggtcatatCGGTCCCTTAGTAAAATATCAGTGTCAAagatcggtaccgatattatcggcgacaTTGAccatatttgaccgatataaccaatatatcaccgatatttgaccgatatcaCCGATgtttgaccgatatttgaccaatataaccgatatatcactgatatatcactgaattattggtgttaaattgctatatatataaattctgcattatattaaaattaccgatatctcaccggGATAACCTATctttcaaatatcggtccttgaccgatatccgatattctACCGCATTAACTACATAGTCAGAAACACAGATAACCTAGCAATTAATCACGTAAATAAGGGCAAACTGCAACATGTAAGGGATCACTGAGCACGATTAGTCGATTATAATATTGCTAGTATCAGACATAGAAACATACTTTCGTGATTTGTGCTTGCGTTCTGCTTCCACTGTTCGCATTTTAACATGGTTTTTAACAGATTCATCTAATTCACGTTGAACGTTCAACTTCCGCCAAGCACCTCCAGACTCAACAAGCAAACCATCTCCATCACCAGTTCGGCGTTCTTCATATATGTCACATAGGTCACCAGTTTCTTGGGACCATGTGAATCTGAACTCCTTGTCTCCTACATTTATAACCtaaaaagtacaaaaaaaaaactaagtttCAATGACAGAACCTGATATGTCAATAGGAAAAAACAACACTCGCTAGCTGAACTTTGTGAATGTGATCTAACAGACAATGAGACAAACGTAAGGATATACAGTCCTAACCAATATATACGCTTCCAGTAGTTGCATATAGATCTGTTTAGTCAGATAACCAATGAAGCATTTGCAAAACTGTTGTTACAGTATATGATTCTCTCCTATGTGCACACCTCTCGTGATAGTTTCGACTATGCTAACCCACAAACCTCCTAAC is from Helianthus annuus cultivar XRQ/B chromosome 9, HanXRQr2.0-SUNRISE, whole genome shotgun sequence and encodes:
- the LOC110880203 gene encoding calvin cycle protein CP12-3, chloroplastic; this translates as MEMSFVTFKFPQSLRSVEQVATNTIHTPICAPVRSPQTSRRTSVAVNAIGGGSAKYKGTQMREKKLTELIEAKVAEATQVCEADRDSDECKVAWDEVEEVSQAKADLRRKLEENKDPLQSFCHENPETDECRIYEA
- the LOC110880204 gene encoding dentin sialophosphoprotein — protein: MYGGSAKLGGRGRGGGPVKRNIHSAFQPSSVQRPSATPAGTGHRNRSNTPAAAAATTSTAEESFSLVRNNPLNFGMIIRLTPVLIEEIKRLEAEGGVARMRFDSSANNPNGNVINVGDKEFRFTWSQETGDLCDIYEERRTGDGDGLLVESGGAWRKLNVQRELDESVKNHVKMRTVEAERKHKSRKAIILDHKNPSMKNQMKALAAAEVNNAWRGSYKQKKDLPFKKTKPETSSAVIPLKSGGKAGFSSSTPSKVRASTSPLQMTPEQSGVPLSPLRSNNANKSHANREDATLTQSSKENASTSEREMFNRVPVPAGIVQNKPGSNERFGNKPTDPQSLLISLLMGKPQGMNLKALEKAIGETIPKSVKQIEPILKKIAVFQAPGRYVLKPDVELESVKNPLFESGSSPENDNHHREATTAPESSFPSRTDDVTETEQPSHLISKPYEDLNILENNDIGNPSPDALSDKKVSHNNEDHAVSSSRSGSDSDSESDSSDSESNSRSPVGSKSGNSSDSDSDSDASLNSKQGSDEDVDIMSDDDKEPNQNLQPFNHELGYAPHNMLDLEKDLFEDNKDEDNYADDTKNLFNNHQESEVHGHAKKVVSRSNTSKRGSDEKHFDESENAKRLKSGNSSRSSVLRSPDGPGMMSRTVGDLSDYDYENVNNREFLGNSTLDSPRSGPRSIDLNARAKPPADMDNIVRFSERGPQDNRVNKETRDEDGQPKDRRPPKNSGGKPPGSHQKKHGALIGKNKEPELLSTSQIKNSPADLKKSTVINGRGPALQRELSDLEMGELRENWHEEKRFGKNNSFKQSENKSSSDYWNLDESTVKPNDVVNLPKKVVSDDHVDDFTRFNGKQSLSRTDHLKSGSQNDKGKHNEAGSEGYTVNTESQRKGHVGGPHKHEKQVMPTKDKKRHKSKDIGEKKKDFRLINSRDNSETKRREMESCSDDSITSYIKYEKDEPEMKGPIRDISQYNEYVQEYHEKYDCYHTLNKILESYRNEFQTFGRDLELAKGKDIERYNKILEQLMESYRQCGMKHKRLKKIFVVLHHELQHLKEMIRDFVEKQTKG